The Diospyros lotus cultivar Yz01 chromosome 15, ASM1463336v1, whole genome shotgun sequence genome has a window encoding:
- the LOC127792215 gene encoding (-)-germacrene D synthase-like encodes MELSVPLSAVPVAQNRVAPEITRRSANFHPTVWGDHFLAYASSQVLDAKAQQQHEQLRDELRKTLSRAASADLIDAIQRLGVAYHFESEIEAALQRMHRTWHHQRLGDAGDSVYGTALTFRLLRQHGFPVSSDVFKELKGRDGQFKEFLTRDVEALLSLHEAAHLRVRGEDVLDELVAFTTAHLESSLPDLGDAHAGKVIHALNQPIRTGLTRVEARSYISLFEPKGHDDTLLLDFAKLDFNLLQKLHQKELSEITRWWKDLDVQKKLPFAKDRLVEGYFWIMGVYFEPQYELGRKMLIKVGVMISIIDDVYDAYGTLEELALFTDAIEKWHVSATHQLPEYMRPCYEALLDVYDMIEEEMAKQGRSYAVDYAKSTMKKLVRANFEDAKWFHRGYTPSMEEYMQVALITCGYEILSTNSFVGMGDLATQEAFDWVSSCPLIVRASSVICRLANDIVGHKFEQERGHVASAVECYMEQYGASEEEAVVELKKQVGEAWKDINAEMLQPTKVAMPLLVRVLNLARVINVMYSHGDGYTHSVTNVKDIITSLFVQAVPT; translated from the exons atggaattgTCTGTTCCTCTTTCTGCCGTTCCGGTTGCACAGAATCGTGTGGCTCCGGAGATCACCCGCCGCTCGGCCAATTTCCATCCTACTGTCTGGGGAGATCATTTCCTCGCATATGCTTCTTCCCAAGTTCTG GACGCGAAGGCACAGCAGCAACACGAGCAGCTGAGAGATGAGCTCAGGAAGACACTGTCCAGAGCTGCTTCTGCCGACTTGATCGATGCCATCCAACGCCTGGGCGTGGCTTACCATTTCGAGAGCGAGATCGAGGCAGCATTGCAGCGCATGCACCGGACCTGGCATCATCAACGGCTCGGTGACGCCGGCGATAGTGTTTACGGCACTGCTCTCACTTTCCGGCTACTCAGACAACACGGGTTTCCTGTGTCTTCTG ATGTGTTCAAGGAACTGAAGGGAAGAGACGGCCAGTTTAAGGAATTCTTAACGAGAGATGTGGAGGCACTGCTAAGCTTGCACGAGGCTGCGCATCTCAGGGTGAGGGGAGAAGACGTCTTGGATGAGCTAGTCGCCTTCACCACTGCCCATTTGGAGTCTTCCCTACCGGACCTAGGCGATGCTCATGCCGGCAAGGTGATACATGCTCTAAACCAGCCCATCCGGACGGGCCTGACAAGGGTAGAGGCAAGGAGCTATATCTCTTTGTTTGAGCCAAAAGGCCATGATGATACACTCCTCCTGGACTTTGCCAAGTTAGATTTCAACCTGTTGCAGAAGCTACACCAAAAAGAGCTCAGTGAGATCACAAG gtgGTGGAAAGATTTAGATGTGCAAAAAAAGCTGCCGTTTGCAAAAGATAGACTAGTGGAGGGCTACTTTTGGATAATGGGAGTGTATTTCGAACCCCAGTATGAGCTTGGTAGAAAGATGCTAATCAAAGTGGGTGTTATGATCTCTATTATAGACGACGTATACGACGCTTATGGCACTTTGGAAGAACTTGCCCTCTTCACTGATGCAATTgaaaa GTGGCATGTTAGCGCTACACATCAACTTCCAGAGTACATGAGGCCGTGTTACGAAGCATTGCTTGATGTTTACGACATGATTGAGGAGGAGATGGCCAAGCAAGGGAGGTCTTATGCCGTCGACTATGCAAAATCAACC ATGAAGAAGCTGGTGAGGGCCAACTTTGAGGATGCCAAATGGTTCCACCGAGGCTACACTCCATCCATGGAAGAGTACATGCAAGTGGCGCTCATAACCTGTGGTTATGAGATACTTTCGACCAATTCATTTGTTGGGATGGGTGATTTGGCCACCCAAGAGGCCTTTGATTGGGTGTCAAGTTGCCCTTTAATTGTTAGGGCTTCCTCTGTTATATGTCGGCTCGCGAATGACATTGTTGGCCACAAG TTTGAGCAAGAGAGAGGGCATGTAGCCTCTGCAGTGGAATGCTACATGGAACAATATGGAGCATCAGAGGAAGAGGCAGTGGTGGAACTTAAGAAGCAAGTTGGAGAAGCATGGAAGGACATTAATGCAGAGATGTTGCAGCCAACTAAAGTGGCAATGCCTCTGCTTGTACGAGTCCTCAACCTTGCCAGGGTGATAAACGTTATGTACTCGCATGGAGATGGCTACACTCATTCTGTCACCAACGTTAAAGATATTATCACCTCCTTGTTTGTTCAAGCTGTCCCAACATAA